TTGCGGCTAGGGACTGCACCAACTGGAACGGGATAAAAAATTTTACATTCTGATGGGTTGTTTTTATAAAAACTACTGCGAAAATACTTCGGCTCTCTGGTTGTTTGAGCCTGAGTTGGAAGCGCTGTTGCGATCGCAATTAAGACCGCTAAGGTAGCAGAAATTCTTTTCATCAGTTATCAGTTATCAGTTATCAGTGACAAATGACGAAGGACAAATGACCAATATCTAACTTCAAATTCCTTGGACAAACTTTGCTAAATTCGCTTGTCGCCATCGAGCATCAGCTTTTCTATTTGTCCTCAACTCTAAAACTCGAATGCCGCTTGCTGGTATAAACTCTAGCCTTTGTTGCAAATCTTCCCAAGTCGTAATTAACTCATGTTCTACACCATAAGTCTGACAAAGGCAAGCGAAATCAATATCTTGTGGCGTAGCAAAAAACTCTTCAAAGGGTGGATCAAACTGAGAAATTGGCAGCATTTCAAAAATTCCGCCACCATTGTTATTAATCAGCACAATTGTTAAATGACCCTTAAGTTTTTTACCAATGAGAAAGCCATTAGTATCGTGCAATAAAGCTAAGTCTCCAGTTAGCATGACACTGCTTTGATTGTGATGAGCAATTCCTAAAGCAGTAGATAAAGTACCATCAATGCCATTTGCGCCGCGATTCACAAAAGGTCGCACGCCAGAATTACTAGGCATCCAAAAAAATTCTACATCGCGCACGGGCATACTATTGGCAATAAACAGTGGCGTACCAGGGGGGAGTATTTGAGAGAGCATCCAAGCTACCTTACCTTCAAACGGCTGATTCAGGTTGGCGATCGCCCCATCTACAACACCTCTCACCTTAGTCTCTAAATCGCACCATAGCTGCAGATAGTCGCTAGGTAACTTTGGCTTTGTAGGGTAGATTTGAGCTAACTGTTCCACACAAAGGCGCAGATGAGTTGTTTTACCATGTAGAGGGTCTAGATTTTGGTCGCTAGGATCGACAATCCAACGCTGCGGTTGAGTGCGATCGAGCCAACTACGTAACTCTTTACTTGTAGGCAATTCCCCAATTTGGATTACCAAGTCCGGCTTGAGTTTATCTGCTAGCTGCGGCTGCCGAAGAATTAAATCGTAGGTAGAAATGAGATAGGGATTGAGTTCGGCATAATTTCTGGCTGGAGATAACCCCTCTGCTAGAACTGGGAATTTCACTGTTTTAGCAAGTTGAGCGATCGCCCCACAATATTCTCGTGGGTTCTGTGGTTGCGCAATACCAGCAATGATGATACCGCGTTCGAGCTGTTGCCAAAAGACAGGTAGGGGTGGGTTTAACCCAGATATCTCTTGACTCGTCAACAATTTGGACAAACCTACTCGTACGGGAGTTGCAGGGAGGGACAGATGCGCGTCCGCACGGGAACCGATTTCGATCCCAGCAAAAAAGTCTTCTAATTCTAGTTGAGAAGAGATAAATTCAGAATTATTGCCATCGGGTATGGGTGCGAGGGGGTCGCGAAAAGGTATATTGAGATGAATAACTCCAGGGACGGGGTATAGCGCCCGTTCCCACGCATAAATCGCTGTTTGGCGTAAATATCTTAACGTCGAGATTTCTAAAGATGGTAGAGCTAATTCTGCTTGCCAGTTAGGATAAGAGCCAAATAACTTTAACTGATCGATCGTTTGTCCAGAATGACAGTGTCTCAATTCAGGAGGTCGATCGGCTGTTAGAACTATTAAAGGCACTCGACTTTCCCTTGCTTCCACGATTGCGGGATAGCAGTTAACTCCAGCCGTACCGGAGGTGACGACGACAACTACAGGTTTACTCGTTTGTTTAGCAATTCCCAAGGCGAAAAAGGCAGCAGAACGCTCATCTAACACGGAAATTGCCTCAACTTCTGAGGCTTGTAAGAAAGCGATTGTCAGTGGGGTAGAACGCGAACCAGGACAAATGACAGCAGTATTGAGTCCCAACCGTCGCCATGTTTCTACCAAAATAGAGGCACAAGCAGAATTTGTATTTCTTAAATCGATTGACATTGCGATCGCACAAACTATTAAGTAGTCATCCGTTATCAGTGGCTAGTGGCTAGTGGAACCGTTGACAAGAATTGAGTCTAGCCACTTGT
This window of the Chroococcidiopsis thermalis PCC 7203 genome carries:
- the menD gene encoding 2-succinyl-5-enolpyruvyl-6-hydroxy-3-cyclohexene-1-carboxylic-acid synthase is translated as MSIDLRNTNSACASILVETWRRLGLNTAVICPGSRSTPLTIAFLQASEVEAISVLDERSAAFFALGIAKQTSKPVVVVVTSGTAGVNCYPAIVEARESRVPLIVLTADRPPELRHCHSGQTIDQLKLFGSYPNWQAELALPSLEISTLRYLRQTAIYAWERALYPVPGVIHLNIPFRDPLAPIPDGNNSEFISSQLELEDFFAGIEIGSRADAHLSLPATPVRVGLSKLLTSQEISGLNPPLPVFWQQLERGIIIAGIAQPQNPREYCGAIAQLAKTVKFPVLAEGLSPARNYAELNPYLISTYDLILRQPQLADKLKPDLVIQIGELPTSKELRSWLDRTQPQRWIVDPSDQNLDPLHGKTTHLRLCVEQLAQIYPTKPKLPSDYLQLWCDLETKVRGVVDGAIANLNQPFEGKVAWMLSQILPPGTPLFIANSMPVRDVEFFWMPSNSGVRPFVNRGANGIDGTLSTALGIAHHNQSSVMLTGDLALLHDTNGFLIGKKLKGHLTIVLINNNGGGIFEMLPISQFDPPFEEFFATPQDIDFACLCQTYGVEHELITTWEDLQQRLEFIPASGIRVLELRTNRKADARWRQANLAKFVQGI